CGTACCTGTTTGCCAGGGAATGGCACTCCCGCGCATTGCGAACTCATGGCATCACTCGTGTAGATGGCATGATCCTGCACTTCCATGTGCAGCTGCTCCGACAGCTTCTGGGCCACACTGCTATTGGGATTCACATGATTCCCCAGCATGTGGGTGGCCGTGTGCGCTATGATCGAACTCGCCGACGCTCCGGACGCTGCTGCCGGTGTTGCCGGCGGCGTGGGGGTACTAATCGGACCACTCGATGAGCTACTGCTGGCAGCTCCATTTTGCAGGATGCGCACATCCTTGAGATCTGGCTGATGCTGGACGTTTGTGGCAGCTGCTGCGGCCACCGTTGCTGCTtgtgctgccgccgctgctgccgcagCTATCGTCGTGTCCTTGGCCTTGCGTCCACGCTTGCGTACATTTCCAGGCTGGGGAGCGGCTACAGCCACAGCTGTGGCACTCAATACTGCTGTCGTATGCAACTGCGTTGCGCCACCAATCTCGGATCCTGGCGAACTGGGCGGCGAGTCCTTGATGGAGCTTACCGGCAGCATGGCCACATCCATGAGCTGGTGCTGCGTCTGACTCTCGTACGAGAACTTGAGACCACCCACAAGGGGCATAATCGATTGGCTCGACTGCTGACTCGTCAGCGTTGTTGTGCTTGGCAGTGATGATGTCGTTGCGGCCGATGTCGTTGCAAGATCCGGAGTTCTGTTCGATTTCGTtatcgttgttgttgtcgtggAGGTGGAAGAAGGATTGGTAGGAATCGAATTAGTGAATTGTAATATTTCTAGATCTTCATGCTGATTCTGCTGTTGtgactgctgctgttgctgtggctgttgcaaATGCAAAAAGTTTGCCTGAATTggagctgtggctgtggctgggacTGATGCTGAGGAGGAGGGTGAGGCAGAGGTTAGATTTGTGGGGGATGTGGTTCTAGCAGGGATTATTGGTGCATATGTCTGTGgtggttgctgctgttgctgttgctgctgttggaaCAATTGCGTCTGCTGTGCACGCAGCATTTTCTTATTCAAAGGCTTGGTGGTGCCACCgccattgctgctgcttccgcCATAGTTCCCATCCGGAGTTGTGGTTCCCTTGCCAGTTGGCGTGCTCGTGCTCGTGCTCGTGCTCGTGTTCCCCACTCTGTAACCCACTGACGGCACACTCGTTGACATATTGACGGGGGAGTCCAAAAGGTTTACGACAGGGACACTGGAGGCACCCCCACTCGAGGACATGGACGAGGACGAAGTGGAGGATGAGCTCGAGGATGAGGTCTGATCGCCATTATGATTGCTATGCAGTAGGAGGCTGTTACTGCTGTTGCGCGTGCTTCGACTGTTTGGAGGAGTCGGTGTCGTTGTGGGTGCCACGGCGGGTGGCGAATCTATCGAGGACTGCGAGGAGGAGAGCGTCAGCACCACTGGCGATGCAATGCCTCCAGGCAGACCAGCAGCACTTGGCGATTGATGAGGCGAACTATGACGACTATGCTTCTCCGCTatggctgttgttgctgctgcagctgcaacatTGCCTGTTGCCGATGCTACTCCCGGGGCATTGGTTTCGTTTTTATTGAGTGCCGCTCCACGCTTTTTACCCGAACGTCCACCTGATGTGGCTTTGGTGTTCGATGCGTTGCTGACAGAGCTACTGACGGGTGCGATGGGGGTGGTCAAAGAGGTGCCGCCTACGCTGGCGGCAGTGTGCAACGATTGCAGCGACGTcagatgctgttgctgccccTGTGTTGGATGGTTTGGGGGGACAACATTCGTGTGGTGGTGGTTCTGCgagtgatgatgatgatggtgatgatgaCTACTCGTGCTACTGCTCTCACCAGAGCGCGATCTACTTGTGTGGTGTGGGTGGGGGTGTGGGATTCGACATTGTGATGTGATTTTGTGTTATGGGAAGACATTAAGCAAATCGATTGAGAGATAGAGATTGGAAGAGAAAAGAGAATTTTGTTTATAGATCGCAGCTTTATGTTTTTTTAAATGAAACACAAAAAAGTGCTGCCGCCGCCCGTTCGGAACCAAAAAACCAAGCAAAATAAACATCAGCCCAGTCCAGCGTCCCCGATGCAGTGGTGGAGGGTGCAAAAATATTGATTAAAAATGAAACAGAAGCAGGGAAACAAAACATGGAACGAAACACACTTTACAGGTAACCAAAGATCAATCCAGGTATGGAGGAATACACCTCTATCGTTTAAGAGTGATTTATAAACTAAAAGGCAGCTTGCACAGGCAAAAACTCATGAAGATACTAGTCGCTCATTCTTCTCGCAATACTCTGCATACCTGCTTCTGCGCGACGTGGCTGGCGGTGCCTCCTGCTCTTGCAGCTGTTGTACTCGCGTTGTCTGCTTCTCGTAGCTGATCTTTAGGTTACCACTCTCTGTGGTAGTGGCCGTCAGATTTCCAGTGGACAGggcgccgctgccgctgctgctgctgccggtgCTGGCGGAGATGATGCTGCCACCGCTATTACCGCTGACTAGGGTAccgatgccgctgccgccgagAGCCGGTGATGATTTTCCGCTTTGATGCTGAATAACCGTTGAGGCCGCGCCGCcacttgttgctgttgcataCGCTCCTCCTGCAGTTCCTGCAGTACTCAGTGCTGACTGATtcgcctgctgctgttgggtACTGCGTGAAGCTGCCGTCACATGGGGATCTGTGACCAAAGGATGATTAGTTCTGTCTTTAATCTGTggattaaaataaaaacttaCCACCGCTGGGGTTCGTGGCGGCGCTGCTGCTATTGCTCGATGGCAGATTGATTCCAGGTACATTGGCTGTCGacagcggcacagagacgtaAAGGCTGGGggcattgctgttgctgctgccactccCACTCGCAGGTGGCGTtggattgctgctgctgctctcctTAAtaccgccactgccactgccactgctgctgtgtttgctgctgcttccgCTGGTATTGGCTCTACTCGAATCTGTCTTTGGATAGCCACTGGCTCCCACTCCTGCCGCTCCGCCCAcagctggtgctgctgccgatCCTCCTGCTCCCCCTGCTGTACTGCTGCTTGTGGCATTGCTGCTCAAAGTGCTGCTGCCCGTTGTGGTTCCTCCGGCCACGGATGTCACTGCTGCCGTTGTTGCACTTGCTGTGGCAGCTATTGTGGCGCTTATGGCGGGTGCTAATGTGGCATTCACTTCGGCAGTGGCGGATGTTTGATGGGTCGGCGGACTAAGTTCCGTTCGTTGCTGCAAAGACGAGGCAGAGTTTTATTGGTTAGTTTTTTGTGATTCATTTACAAGTAAATCCACACAGCTGATAAAGCGCCCTCGACAGATAACCGGGCGATCATAAAAAACGATCATCAAGTGGTTCATATTTCACGTTACAACAGCAAAAAGCCATGACAAAATGACTTTGTCAAGGGCTTTGACGAGGTATTTCTCACATTGGGGCAGGAAATGATATTTACAAGAATTCCCTTTAAACCTCACTTTTGGTCTTTCAAACCTATTGAATCTAAGGCTTTTCCCTCCCAAAAATGTAGCTTATTCTCTTTTAAAGTGTATTCATCGTTTCGGTGTGAATCCAATGCCGAACGATTCTCTTTCAGATTTGCCTTTTGGCTTTGCGGTCATTAGCAACATCCGGTGGCTGTGTGTTGCTGGATTTCTGGTAAATGGTTGATGTTTTTTGATGG
This region of Drosophila miranda strain MSH22 chromosome 2, D.miranda_PacBio2.1, whole genome shotgun sequence genomic DNA includes:
- the LOC108155079 gene encoding protein AF-17 isoform X1, whose amino-acid sequence is MCERNNNKQVTSSNTIPSSFNAKLELDSSKDDTIHSANLNKKLVKIKKFKLDDMKEMVGGCCVCSDERGWPENPLVYCDGQNCMVAVHQACYGIVTVPTGPWYCRKCESQEPASRVHCHLCPSKDGALKKTDQNKWAHVVCALYIPEVRFGNVTTMEPILISQIPEERFHKACYICMEIGKSGRSTKGACMQCNKSNCKQQFHVTCAQSLGLLCEEAGNYLDNVKYCGYCQHHYSKLKKGGNVKTIPPYKPIQHDTSSDSCSSPEKDIDSTMNASATSATSIKITSSCSSANSSALNASSLGAVSGGGSGSGVSSSSKQRKSNASGKSSSSSSSSSSSSSTGVVNPTSSSAGSGGGSNLPVGGSLLPSSSSTSNISNSTSTSLPAGTGAAAAAGGNVAGGSISAINLPSSGSGSGSQKASATSQSTTSANTTTKSSASSSSSSSSYKDKHSKSLSKQSNSSKEKDSSKDSGNNPPSSSTSSSLSNSTATSTSTSSSSSREKSSSKLLKNKDTTPIQIPSATSSSSSISTSISSNTQPSNSSSTLTAAIGSAAVSSPVAALFAAASANISNHAQNLSTNGGAGSNVSTHLNASSSRSTGFGTELRPGSSTLNDSSSVIAASSSADTLPGAGSSASNLTAGLGQGLSGGGTVSSTVATNLTTSKASSSSAATSSSSSVSNPTQTTSVASKKRKADSVKQSSGSGSGPPLIAPSALDDSNRWATRTAKKSSFRELIKDTHVTLTALTDFEKEIEKSSKRQRTELSPPTHQTSATAEVNATLAPAISATIAATASATTAAVTSVAGGTTTGSSTLSSNATSSSTAGGAGGSAAAPAVGGAAGVGASGYPKTDSSRANTSGSSSKHSSSGSGSGGIKESSSSNPTPPASGSGSSNSNAPSLYVSVPLSTANVPGINLPSSNSSSAATNPSGDPHVTAASRSTQQQQANQSALSTAGTAGGAYATATSGGAASTVIQHQSGKSSPALGGSGIGTLVSGNSGGSIISASTGSSSSGSGALSTGNLTATTTESGNLKISYEKQTTRVQQLQEQEAPPATSRRSRSRSGESSSTSSHHHHHHHHSQNHHHTNVVPPNHPTQGQQQHLTSLQSLHTAASVGGTSLTTPIAPVSSSVSNASNTKATSGGRSGKKRGAALNKNETNAPGVASATGNVAAAAATTAIAEKHSRHSSPHQSPSAAGLPGGIASPVVLTLSSSQSSIDSPPAVAPTTTPTPPNSRSTRNSSNSLLLHSNHNGDQTSSSSSSSTSSSSMSSSGGASSVPVVNLLDSPVNMSTSVPSVGYRVGNTSTSTSTSTPTGKGTTTPDGNYGGSSSNGGGTTKPLNKKMLRAQQTQLFQQQQQQQQQPPQTYAPIIPARTTSPTNLTSASPSSSASVPATATAPIQANFLHLQQPQQQQQSQQQNQHEDLEILQFTNSIPTNPSSTSTTTTTITKSNRTPDLATTSAATTSSLPSTTTLTSQQSSQSIMPLVGGLKFSYESQTQHQLMDVAMLPVSSIKDSPPSSPGSEIGGATQLHTTAVLSATAVAVAAPQPGNVRKRGRKAKDTTIAAAAAAAAQAATVAAAAATNVQHQPDLKDVRILQNGAASSSSSSGPISTPTPPATPAAASGASASSIIAHTATHMLGNHVNPNSSVAQKLSEQLHMEVQDHAIYTSDAMSSQCAGVPFPGKQRNNTSTASMNAAPAPNPLQSMFSGGGMNSNMSIPQSLEQLLERQWEQGSQFLMEQAQHFDIASLLNCLHQLQSENLRLEEHVTSLIARRDHLLAVNARLQIPLNPIANKSEAHGK
- the LOC108155079 gene encoding mucin-5AC isoform X5, with the protein product MMMMDTMDTTSQSQPMDVAPAMAVAATTVGTTVDFTATMVSMAATAESNNNHIDMAEYKEHRKNKKKKRDKREKEGKEHRHHKHRDREHREHREHRRHRDREQREREREVVSSHHLHNSSQHSTSASSSPSSASTTPSATIEYVGGSASASPSYLGAATAGGVSGASGGATTATATTTYPHNLKIRFLLSGQRTELSPPTHQTSATAEVNATLAPAISATIAATASATTAAVTSVAGGTTTGSSTLSSNATSSSTAGGAGGSAAAPAVGGAAGVGASGYPKTDSSRANTSGSSSKHSSSGSGSGGIKESSSSNPTPPASGSGSSNSNAPSLYVSVPLSTANVPGINLPSSNSSSAATNPSGDPHVTAASRSTQQQQANQSALSTAGTAGGAYATATSGGAASTVIQHQSGKSSPALGGSGIGTLVSGNSGGSIISASTGSSSSGSGALSTGNLTATTTESGNLKISYEKQTTRVQQLQEQEAPPATSRRSRSRSGESSSTSSHHHHHHHHSQNHHHTNVVPPNHPTQGQQQHLTSLQSLHTAASVGGTSLTTPIAPVSSSVSNASNTKATSGGRSGKKRGAALNKNETNAPGVASATGNVAAAAATTAIAEKHSRHSSPHQSPSAAGLPGGIASPVVLTLSSSQSSIDSPPAVAPTTTPTPPNSRSTRNSSNSLLLHSNHNGDQTSSSSSSSTSSSSMSSSGGASSVPVVNLLDSPVNMSTSVPSVGYRVGNTSTSTSTSTPTGKGTTTPDGNYGGSSSNGGGTTKPLNKKMLRAQQTQLFQQQQQQQQQPPQTYAPIIPARTTSPTNLTSASPSSSASVPATATAPIQANFLHLQQPQQQQQSQQQNQHEDLEILQFTNSIPTNPSSTSTTTTTITKSNRTPDLATTSAATTSSLPSTTTLTSQQSSQSIMPLVGGLKFSYESQTQHQLMDVAMLPVSSIKDSPPSSPGSEIGGATQLHTTAVLSATAVAVAAPQPGNVRKRGRKAKDTTIAAAAAAAAQAATVAAAAATNVQHQPDLKDVRILQNGAASSSSSSGPISTPTPPATPAAASGASASSIIAHTATHMLGNHVNPNSSVAQKLSEQLHMEVQDHAIYTSDAMSSQCAGVPFPGKQRNNTSTASMNAAPAPNPLQSMFSGGGMNSNMSIPQSLEQLLERQWEQGSQFLMEQAQHFDIASLLNCLHQLQSENLRLEEHVTSLIARRDHLLAVNARLQIPLNPIANKSEAHGK
- the LOC108155079 gene encoding mucin-5AC isoform X6, whose translation is MMMMDTMDTTSQSQPMDVAPAMAVAATTVGTTVDFTATMVSMAATAESNNNHIDMAEYKEHRKNKKKKRDKREKEGKEHRHHKHRDREHREHREHRRHRDREQREREREVVSSHHLHNSSQHSTSASSSPSSASTTPSATIEYVGGSASASPSYLGAATAGGVSGASGGATTATATTTYPHNLKIRFLLSGQRTELSPPTHQTSATAEVNATLAPAISATIAATASATTAAVTSVAGGTTTGSSTLSSNATSSSTAGGAGGSAAAPAVGGAAGVGASGYPKTDSSRANTSGSSSKHSSSGSGSGGIKESSSSNPTPPASGSGSSNSNAPSLYVSVPLSTANVPGINLPSSNSSSAATNPSGDPHVTAASRSTQQQQANQSALSTAGTAGGAYATATSGGAASTVIQHQSGKSSPALGGSGIGTLVSGNSGGSIISASTGSSSSGSGALSTGNLTATTTESGNLKISYEKQTTRVQQLQEQEAPPATSRRSRTPDLATTSAATTSSLPSTTTLTSQQSSQSIMPLVGGLKFSYESQTQHQLMDVAMLPVSSIKDSPPSSPGSEIGGATQLHTTAVLSATAVAVAAPQPGNVRKRGRKAKDTTIAAAAAAAAQAATVAAAAATNVQHQPDLKDVRILQNGAASSSSSSGPISTPTPPATPAAASGASASSIIAHTATHMLGNHVNPNSSVAQKLSEQLHMEVQDHAIYTSDAMSSQCAGVPFPGKQRNNTSTASMNAAPAPNPLQSMFSGGGMNSNMSIPQSLEQLLERQWEQGSQFLMEQAQHFDIASLLNCLHQLQSENLRLEEHVTSLIARRDHLLAVNARLQIPLNPIANKSEAHGK
- the LOC108155079 gene encoding protein AF-17 isoform X3; protein product: MCERNNNKQVTSSNTIPSSFNAKLELDSSKDDTIHSANLNKKLVKIKKFKLDDMKEMVGGCCVCSDERGWPENPLVYCDGQNCMVAVHQACYGIVTVPTGPWYCRKCESQEPASRVHCHLCPSKDGALKKTDQNKWAHVVCALYIPEVRFGNVTTMEPILISQIPEERFHKACYICMEIGKSGRSTKGACMQCNKSNCKQQFHVTCAQSLGLLCEEAGNYLDNVKYCGYCQHHYSKLKKGGNVKTIPPYKPIQHDTSSDSCSSPEKDIDSTMNASATSATSIKITSSCSSANSSALNASSLGAVSGGGSGSGVSSSSKQRKSNASGKSSSSSSSSSSSSSTGVVNPTSSSAGSGGGSNLPVGGSLLPSSSSTSNISNSTSTSLPAGTGAAAAAGGNVAGGSISAINLPSSGSGSGSQKASATSQSTTSANTTTKSSASSSSSSSSYKDKHSKSLSKQSNSSKEKDSSKDSGNNPPSSSTSSSLSNSTATSTSTSSSSSREKSSSKLLKNKDTTPIQIPSATSSSSSISTSISSNTQPSNSSSTLTAAIGSAAVSSPVAALFAAASANISNHAQNLSTNGGAGSNVSTHLNASSSRSTGFGTELRPGSSTLNDSSSVIAASSSADTLPGAGSSASNLTAGLGQGLSGGGTVSSTVATNLTTSKASSSSAATSSSSSVSNPTQTTSVASKKRKADSVKQSSGSGSGPPLIAPSALDDSNSSFRELIKDTHVTLTALTDFEKEIEKSSKRQRTELSPPTHQTSATAEVNATLAPAISATIAATASATTAAVTSVAGGTTTGSSTLSSNATSSSTAGGAGGSAAAPAVGGAAGVGASGYPKTDSSRANTSGSSSKHSSSGSGSGGIKESSSSNPTPPASGSGSSNSNAPSLYVSVPLSTANVPGINLPSSNSSSAATNPSGDPHVTAASRSTQQQQANQSALSTAGTAGGAYATATSGGAASTVIQHQSGKSSPALGGSGIGTLVSGNSGGSIISASTGSSSSGSGALSTGNLTATTTESGNLKISYEKQTTRVQQLQEQEAPPATSRRSRSRSGESSSTSSHHHHHHHHSQNHHHTNVVPPNHPTQGQQQHLTSLQSLHTAASVGGTSLTTPIAPVSSSVSNASNTKATSGGRSGKKRGAALNKNETNAPGVASATGNVAAAAATTAIAEKHSRHSSPHQSPSAAGLPGGIASPVVLTLSSSQSSIDSPPAVAPTTTPTPPNSRSTRNSSNSLLLHSNHNGDQTSSSSSSSTSSSSMSSSGGASSVPVVNLLDSPVNMSTSVPSVGYRVGNTSTSTSTSTPTGKGTTTPDGNYGGSSSNGGGTTKPLNKKMLRAQQTQLFQQQQQQQQQPPQTYAPIIPARTTSPTNLTSASPSSSASVPATATAPIQANFLHLQQPQQQQQSQQQNQHEDLEILQFTNSIPTNPSSTSTTTTTITKSNRTPDLATTSAATTSSLPSTTTLTSQQSSQSIMPLVGGLKFSYESQTQHQLMDVAMLPVSSIKDSPPSSPGSEIGGATQLHTTAVLSATAVAVAAPQPGNVRKRGRKAKDTTIAAAAAAAAQAATVAAAAATNVQHQPDLKDVRILQNGAASSSSSSGPISTPTPPATPAAASGASASSIIAHTATHMLGNHVNPNSSVAQKLSEQLHMEVQDHAIYTSDAMSSQCAGVPFPGKQRNNTSTASMNAAPAPNPLQSMFSGGGMNSNMSIPQSLEQLLERQWEQGSQFLMEQAQHFDIASLLNCLHQLQSENLRLEEHVTSLIARRDHLLAVNARLQIPLNPIANKSEAHGK